One genomic region from Portunus trituberculatus isolate SZX2019 chromosome 5, ASM1759143v1, whole genome shotgun sequence encodes:
- the LOC123514533 gene encoding uncharacterized protein LOC123514533 — MFEWIRFHEVSLQGKGIITDEHKWQCSEAVRKLFICRKTEHSVLQVAEVESAPDSVDDVPVSDPSFTPSPAPSPTPTTSGIASPSPTPSTSSRVPSRKRKQVEEVDKVIALALDKLSSIPSHVDLDPCLDIFSKFVYGELKNMDEQQRKIAKKLISEVLSLGDMGRLTFDYQILKVVGSDSFIA, encoded by the exons ATGTTTGAATGGATACGGTTTCATGAAGTATCTCTTCAAGGGAAAGGCATCATCACCGACGAACACAAATGGCAGTGTTCTGAAGCTGTCAGGAAGCTGTTCATCTGTAGGAAGACCGAGCATTCCGTCTTGCAG GTTGCTGAAGTGGAATCTGCGCCGGACTCTGTCGACGATGTGCCTGTCTCTGATCCCTCCTTCACACCTTCACCCGCACCCAGCCCTACCCCTACGACTTCTGGGATAGCCTCGCCCTCCCCTACTCCATCAACTAGTTCAAGAGTGCCTTCACGGAAGAGGAAGCAAGTGGAAGAGGTTGATAAAGTGATTGCACTTGCTCTTGATAAGCTTTCCTCTATTCCCAGTCATGTGGATCTAGATCCATGTTTGGatattttttctaagtttgttTATGGTGAACTCAAAAACATGGATGAACAGCAAAGGAAAATAGCCAAGAAACTAATAAGTGAAGTGCTAAGTTTAGGTGACATGGGCCGTCTGACTTTTGATTACCagattttgaaagtagtgggtTCTGATAGCT